One Defluviimonas sp. SAOS-178_SWC DNA window includes the following coding sequences:
- a CDS encoding HAD family hydrolase — MTTPARDAIFDPTRFRAAIFDLDGTLVHSEHVWEQAKIEVTARYGKRPSRALLDAHVGRGLKDFLDELFGMPLTPEMRRVIGDQIGAEADLWLDRLREPVPGARNWLLSHAEAGRRIAVCSSSPRRHIDGALEMLDLRDIVELSVSGAELPVGKPDPLPFVTTLRTLGLAAEDAFAVEDSVAGARSATGAGLFTVAVGPGCTGPAYDFCQIRAEIYADLPPALATATGVRD, encoded by the coding sequence ATGACCACGCCTGCGCGAGACGCGATATTCGACCCGACGCGATTCCGGGCGGCGATCTTCGATCTCGACGGCACACTCGTGCACAGCGAGCATGTCTGGGAACAGGCGAAGATCGAAGTGACGGCGCGCTACGGCAAGCGCCCCAGCCGTGCGCTGCTCGACGCCCATGTCGGGCGGGGGTTGAAGGATTTTCTCGACGAACTCTTCGGGATGCCGCTGACGCCCGAGATGCGCCGCGTCATCGGCGACCAGATCGGCGCGGAGGCCGATCTCTGGCTCGACCGGCTGCGCGAACCGGTGCCGGGAGCCCGCAATTGGCTTCTTTCCCACGCCGAGGCGGGTCGCAGGATCGCGGTCTGCTCGTCGTCGCCGCGCCGGCATATCGACGGCGCGCTGGAGATGCTCGACCTTCGCGACATCGTCGAACTGTCGGTATCCGGTGCCGAACTGCCGGTCGGCAAGCCCGACCCTCTTCCCTTCGTGACGACGCTCAGAACGCTCGGTCTCGCCGCCGAAGACGCATTCGCGGTCGAGGATTCCGTGGCCGGCGCCCGCTCCGCCACCGGCGCCGGGCTATTCACCGTCGCCGTCGGCCCCGGCTGCACCGGCCCCGCCTACGATTTCTGCCAGATCCGCGCCGAAATCTATGCAGATCTGCCCCCCGCCCTCGCCACAGCAACAGGAGTACGCGACTAG
- a CDS encoding ABC transporter permease yields the protein MRDITSEKTTHPVLIFWIIAGWVGFSLLPWYGVEDFWQFEWLVDGWPVDTDYAPAAFLLAQGEKLWLLPLVPALIAPVLILRRRKTDPVFAKVLLAAGGFGFAWLTAQGLGIGIRGWSAGWLEALFGPLGDRQYGMGYGALIVASAFLFLFTQGIAARGAINGDVFVTGAIGGVIAVVTIFVFFPIAKLMVAAFITEEGSYSILTFLGKFFDDRIWGLGCLTGARCGVAWNSLFLAVLVGLLTTLLGLVFALVLTRSGFRFKRGLRALTVLPIITPPFVIGLAIILLFGLSGAVTTWVADLIGVRPTRWVYGLPGILIAQVLAFTPIAFLVLIGVVEGVSPSMEEAAQTLRADRWQTFRTVSLPLMRPGLANAFLLGFIESMADFGNPLVLGGNYDVLSTEIFFAIVGAQYDQGRAAVLAIVLLGFTLAAFYIQRFWLGRKSYTTVTGKGDAGVHPEMPKGLAIPVYAIAALWAAFTVVIYGMILYGSVVQLWGVDNTLTFKHYLTAFSIRLDDGGIRWTGSAWDSFWTTMLISTVAAPLTAAVGLITAYLLTRQDFAGKRSFEFGTMLSFAIPGTVIGVSYILAFNVPPIEITGTGLILVISFIFRNMPVGVRAGIASMSQLDRSLDESSLTLGANSWQTFRRVILPLLRPAILAALVYSFVRAMTAISAVIFLVSARYDMATSYIIGRVENNDYGLAIAYSTALIFVMLAAVGLLQLLVGRTKIGRRLAHEQGGG from the coding sequence TTGCGGGATATCACGTCTGAAAAGACCACCCACCCGGTCCTGATCTTCTGGATCATCGCCGGGTGGGTCGGGTTCTCCCTGCTCCCCTGGTACGGGGTGGAGGATTTCTGGCAATTCGAGTGGCTCGTGGACGGCTGGCCGGTCGATACCGACTATGCGCCCGCGGCCTTCCTTCTGGCGCAGGGCGAAAAACTCTGGCTCCTGCCGCTCGTGCCCGCGCTGATCGCACCGGTCCTGATCCTGCGGCGGCGCAAGACCGATCCCGTCTTCGCGAAGGTTCTCCTGGCCGCCGGCGGATTCGGCTTTGCCTGGCTCACGGCTCAAGGGCTCGGCATCGGCATCCGCGGCTGGAGCGCGGGCTGGCTCGAGGCCCTGTTCGGCCCGCTCGGCGACCGGCAATACGGGATGGGCTATGGCGCGCTGATCGTCGCCTCGGCCTTTCTGTTTCTCTTCACGCAAGGCATCGCCGCGCGCGGCGCGATCAACGGCGATGTGTTCGTAACGGGGGCTATCGGCGGGGTGATCGCGGTCGTCACGATCTTCGTCTTCTTTCCCATCGCGAAACTGATGGTGGCGGCGTTCATCACGGAAGAGGGCAGCTATTCCATCCTCACCTTCCTCGGGAAGTTCTTCGACGACCGGATCTGGGGTTTGGGCTGCCTGACGGGTGCGCGCTGCGGGGTGGCGTGGAACTCTCTGTTCCTCGCCGTGCTCGTCGGCCTCCTCACGACGCTTCTCGGCCTCGTCTTCGCGCTGGTCCTCACCCGCTCGGGCTTCCGCTTCAAGCGCGGGCTCAGGGCGCTCACGGTGCTGCCGATCATCACCCCCCCCTTCGTGATCGGCCTTGCCATCATCCTGCTCTTCGGTCTTTCGGGCGCGGTGACGACATGGGTCGCCGACCTGATCGGGGTCCGCCCTACCCGCTGGGTCTATGGCCTGCCGGGCATCCTGATCGCGCAGGTTCTCGCCTTCACGCCGATCGCCTTTCTGGTGCTGATCGGGGTCGTAGAAGGCGTCTCGCCCTCGATGGAGGAGGCCGCGCAGACGCTCCGGGCCGACCGCTGGCAGACCTTCCGCACCGTCTCGCTGCCGCTGATGCGGCCGGGGCTCGCGAATGCCTTCCTGCTCGGCTTCATCGAGAGCATGGCGGATTTCGGCAATCCGCTGGTGCTCGGCGGCAATTACGATGTCCTCTCGACCGAGATCTTCTTCGCCATCGTCGGCGCGCAATACGATCAGGGGCGGGCGGCGGTGCTGGCCATCGTCCTTCTCGGCTTCACGCTCGCCGCCTTCTACATCCAGCGCTTCTGGCTCGGCCGGAAAAGCTACACCACGGTCACCGGCAAGGGGGATGCCGGCGTCCACCCCGAAATGCCCAAAGGGCTGGCCATTCCCGTCTATGCGATTGCCGCGCTCTGGGCGGCCTTTACGGTCGTGATCTACGGGATGATCCTCTACGGCTCGGTCGTGCAGCTTTGGGGCGTCGACAATACGCTGACCTTCAAGCACTACCTCACCGCCTTCTCGATCCGCCTCGACGACGGCGGCATCCGCTGGACCGGCTCGGCCTGGGACAGCTTCTGGACGACGATGCTGATCTCGACCGTCGCCGCCCCGCTGACGGCGGCGGTCGGTCTCATCACCGCCTACCTGCTGACACGTCAGGACTTCGCCGGAAAACGCAGCTTCGAATTCGGAACGATGCTGAGTTTCGCGATCCCCGGCACCGTCATCGGCGTGAGCTACATCCTCGCCTTCAACGTGCCGCCGATCGAGATCACAGGGACGGGCCTGATCCTCGTCATCAGCTTCATCTTCCGCAACATGCCCGTCGGTGTCCGCGCCGGCATCGCCTCGATGAGCCAGCTCGACCGCTCGCTCGATGAAAGCTCCCTGACCCTCGGCGCCAACAGCTGGCAGACATTCCGCCGGGTGATCCTGCCGCTTCTGCGCCCCGCGATCCTCGCGGCGCTCGTCTATTCCTTCGTCCGCGCGATGACGGCGATCTCGGCGGTGATCTTTCTCGTTTCCGCCCGCTACGACATGGCGACGAGCTACATCATCGGCCGGGTCGAGAACAACGATTACGGTCTGGCCATCGCCTATTCGACCGCGCTCATCTTCGTGATGCTCGCGGCGGTCGGATTGCTCCAGCTCCTCGTCGGCCGCACGAAGATCGGGCGCAGGCTCGCCCACGAACAGGGAGGGGGATGA
- a CDS encoding ABC transporter substrate-binding protein — protein sequence MFALSAGMAEAAGKLSLYCAAQEEWCQVMARGFEDATGIDVDMTRKSSGETFAQVKAEASNPKGDVWWGGTGDPHLQAAEEGLTEPYESPMRAELQPWAIAQAESAGNRTIGIYSGALGFGYNSDLLKANGLDAPACWEDLTKPEYKGQVQMANPNSSGTAYTTLATMVQLFGEDGGFDYMKRLHANINQYTKSGSAPIKAAGQGETTIGIVFMHDAVAQTVAGFPIVTVAPCEGTGYEIGSMSIIAGARNMDEAKQFYDWALTADAQNLALQVNAFQVPSNKNAQTSDKAPDLASIKLIDYDFKTYGSSDERKRLLAKWDSDVSTLPQ from the coding sequence ATGTTCGCGCTTTCGGCCGGTATGGCCGAGGCGGCCGGCAAGCTTAGTCTTTACTGTGCGGCCCAGGAGGAGTGGTGCCAGGTCATGGCCCGCGGCTTCGAGGATGCCACCGGGATCGATGTCGACATGACCCGGAAATCCTCCGGTGAGACTTTCGCGCAGGTGAAGGCCGAGGCCTCGAACCCCAAGGGCGACGTCTGGTGGGGCGGAACCGGTGATCCGCACCTCCAGGCGGCCGAAGAGGGGCTGACGGAGCCTTACGAAAGCCCGATGCGCGCCGAACTTCAACCCTGGGCCATCGCCCAGGCCGAAAGCGCCGGCAATCGCACGATCGGGATCTATTCTGGCGCGCTCGGCTTCGGCTACAACTCCGACCTTCTGAAGGCGAATGGCCTCGATGCACCGGCTTGCTGGGAAGACCTGACCAAGCCCGAATACAAAGGGCAGGTCCAAATGGCGAACCCGAATTCGTCGGGCACCGCCTATACGACTTTGGCCACGATGGTGCAGCTCTTTGGCGAGGATGGCGGCTTCGACTACATGAAGCGGCTTCATGCCAACATCAACCAGTACACCAAGTCCGGCTCCGCTCCGATCAAGGCTGCGGGACAGGGCGAAACCACGATCGGCATCGTCTTCATGCATGACGCCGTCGCGCAGACGGTGGCCGGGTTCCCGATCGTCACCGTCGCCCCGTGCGAGGGCACCGGATACGAGATCGGGTCAATGTCGATCATCGCCGGCGCGCGCAACATGGACGAGGCCAAGCAGTTCTACGACTGGGCGCTGACTGCGGATGCGCAGAACCTCGCGCTGCAGGTCAATGCCTTCCAGGTGCCGTCGAACAAGAACGCCCAGACCTCGGACAAGGCACCCGACCTCGCCTCGATCAAGCTGATCGACTACGACTTCAAGACCTACGGGTCGAGCGACGAGCGCAAGCGGCTTCTGGCCAAGTGGGATAGCGACGTCTCCACCCTGCCCCAATAA
- the phnD gene encoding phosphate/phosphite/phosphonate ABC transporter substrate-binding protein yields the protein MTLSKLLSSVAVAAAFAWTALPAAAQDCPRGDLDERFCDVDGDLVADIPTDPAQQIDPDELIFAYTPVEDPAVYKTAWSDFLTHLEAKTGKKVIFFPVQSNAAQIEAMRSGRLHIAGFNTGSNPLAVNCAGFRPFTIMASLDGGFGYEMEIITYPGSGVEKVEDIKGKQLAFSSETSNSGYKAPSAILKADYDMIAGRDFEPVFSGKHDNTILGVANKDYPAGAIANSVMARMIERDVITPDQVVSIYKSQTFPTTGFGVVYNLKPELQEQIRQAFFDFNWDGTTLQTEFEKSGEGQFLEMNYKDFWDVIRKIDAANGVSYACE from the coding sequence ATGACCCTATCCAAGCTGCTTTCATCGGTGGCCGTCGCCGCCGCCTTCGCCTGGACGGCATTGCCAGCCGCCGCGCAAGATTGTCCGCGCGGCGATCTCGACGAACGCTTCTGCGACGTCGACGGCGACCTGGTCGCCGATATCCCCACCGACCCGGCCCAGCAGATCGACCCCGACGAGTTGATCTTCGCCTACACGCCCGTCGAGGATCCCGCCGTCTACAAGACCGCCTGGTCGGATTTCCTCACCCATCTCGAAGCGAAGACCGGCAAGAAGGTCATCTTCTTCCCCGTCCAGTCGAACGCCGCCCAGATCGAGGCGATGCGCTCGGGCCGCCTGCACATCGCGGGCTTCAATACCGGCTCTAATCCGCTTGCCGTGAACTGCGCCGGCTTCCGTCCCTTCACCATCATGGCAAGCCTCGACGGCGGCTTCGGCTACGAGATGGAGATCATCACCTATCCCGGTTCCGGGGTCGAGAAGGTCGAGGACATCAAGGGCAAGCAACTCGCCTTTTCGTCCGAAACCTCGAATTCCGGCTACAAGGCGCCCTCGGCAATCCTCAAGGCCGATTACGACATGATCGCCGGCCGCGATTTCGAGCCGGTGTTCTCGGGCAAGCACGACAACACGATCCTTGGCGTGGCGAACAAGGACTACCCCGCCGGCGCCATCGCCAACTCGGTCATGGCCCGCATGATCGAGCGCGACGTCATCACCCCGGATCAGGTCGTCTCGATCTACAAGTCGCAGACCTTCCCGACGACCGGCTTCGGCGTCGTCTACAACCTCAAGCCCGAGCTTCAGGAGCAGATCCGGCAAGCCTTCTTCGACTTCAACTGGGACGGCACCACCCTTCAGACGGAGTTCGAGAAGTCCGGCGAAGGCCAGTTCCTTGAGATGAACTACAAGGATTTCTGGGACGTGATCCGCAAGATCGACGCGGCCAACGGCGTCAGCTACGCCTGCGAATGA
- the rpoN gene encoding RNA polymerase factor sigma-54, translated as MANSPTSALQQSGALRITRSLGQAINLLKFSNRELAAFLAFQEAVNPHLSLQADRNPPARASARGCAPTGSAAEAFPVDQIAGPPASIHEHAKREIGLVLRSEHERAIGDQFVAALEPTGWLGRSVEDIARDAGCDRTEAETVLAKIQRIDPPGLFARSLAECLRLQAEDAGVLSDQLSCLLDNLPMLARGEFDALAKLCGCGRGEISDHFATIRGFNPKPGLALGVETPRSAPPDLVVSVGEDGLDVELNRSTLPTLTVRDVKGLDGSNLGMLDAAKAVARAVERRNISTLQIAAEIIRRQSDFLRDGPAALRPLALRDVADVVGMHESTVSRVTAGLRIDTPRGPMGLRDLFSGALSTEGGPVSTVAVRARIGDMIEAEDPARPLTDRDIAARLSEAGIRIARRTVAKYRDELRIAGAAKRGRANHPRRG; from the coding sequence TTGGCCAACTCACCCACATCGGCTCTTCAGCAAAGCGGCGCCTTGCGGATCACGCGGTCGCTTGGTCAGGCGATCAACCTCCTCAAGTTCAGCAACCGCGAACTCGCGGCCTTCCTCGCCTTTCAGGAAGCCGTGAACCCCCATCTCTCGCTGCAAGCCGACCGCAATCCTCCGGCCCGCGCTTCCGCGCGTGGATGCGCGCCGACGGGCAGCGCGGCGGAGGCGTTCCCCGTCGACCAGATCGCCGGCCCGCCGGCCAGCATTCACGAGCACGCGAAACGGGAAATCGGGCTGGTTCTGAGGTCCGAGCACGAGCGTGCCATCGGGGACCAGTTCGTCGCGGCGCTGGAACCGACCGGCTGGCTCGGCCGGTCTGTCGAAGACATCGCGCGTGACGCCGGTTGCGATCGGACCGAGGCGGAAACGGTGCTTGCGAAGATCCAGCGGATCGATCCGCCGGGGCTGTTCGCACGGTCGCTGGCTGAATGCCTGCGGCTTCAGGCCGAGGATGCGGGGGTTCTGTCCGACCAGCTGTCCTGCCTGCTCGACAACCTCCCCATGCTCGCGCGGGGCGAATTCGACGCTCTCGCCAAGCTGTGCGGGTGCGGCCGCGGGGAGATTTCCGACCATTTCGCGACCATCCGGGGGTTCAACCCGAAGCCCGGCCTTGCCCTTGGCGTCGAAACACCCCGATCAGCCCCCCCGGATCTCGTCGTATCCGTGGGCGAAGACGGCCTCGATGTGGAACTCAACCGCTCCACCCTGCCGACGCTCACCGTCAGGGACGTGAAAGGTCTGGACGGGTCCAACCTTGGCATGCTTGACGCCGCGAAGGCGGTAGCGCGGGCCGTCGAGCGGCGGAACATCTCGACCTTGCAGATCGCGGCGGAGATCATCCGCAGGCAGTCCGACTTTCTGAGGGACGGGCCGGCCGCCCTCCGGCCGCTCGCGCTGCGCGATGTCGCCGATGTGGTCGGCATGCACGAAAGCACGGTCAGCCGGGTGACGGCCGGCCTCAGGATAGACACGCCCCGCGGCCCGATGGGACTGCGTGATCTATTCAGCGGCGCGCTGTCCACAGAAGGCGGGCCGGTGTCCACTGTCGCGGTGCGGGCGCGTATCGGCGACATGATAGAAGCCGAAGATCCGGCACGCCCGCTGACTGATCGGGATATCGCGGCCCGATTGTCGGAGGCGGGCATCCGGATCGCGCGGCGGACGGTTGCAAAGTACCGGGATGAGCTTCGTATAGCTGGGGCCGCCAAGCGAGGGCGGGCCAATCATCCGCGTCGAGGCTAG
- a CDS encoding ABC transporter ATP-binding protein, with amino-acid sequence MANTSSKAASVVFENVTKVYGKDVVAVDDVSLTIPTGRLVTLLGPSGCGKTTTLRMIAGLEMATRGRILIGDKDVTTLPATDRDVSMVFQSYALFPHMTVMENVSYGLKFSGFSKTETAERAAAGLSLVGLDGYGGRLPSELSGGQQQRVAVARALVLEPQVLLFDEPLSNLDAKLRRHVREEIREIQQNLGLTVVYVTHDQEEALAVSDEIVVMRNAAIAQIGPPRALYDAPADTFVADFIGEANLVACEIVSVEGDSAEIAVGAMRHRLPSRGLRPGKATLAIRPSRVRIVPGAGLPATVEKVTYVGARMEYSLAGDFGRIFAVSDNIDNPYTAGDTVAIGLSESGPVLVADV; translated from the coding sequence ATGGCCAATACAAGCTCCAAGGCCGCCTCGGTCGTTTTCGAGAACGTAACGAAGGTCTATGGCAAGGACGTGGTGGCGGTGGACGATGTCAGCCTGACGATCCCGACCGGCCGTCTCGTAACGCTTCTCGGCCCCTCGGGCTGCGGCAAGACGACGACGCTCAGGATGATCGCGGGCCTCGAGATGGCGACGAGGGGCAGGATCCTCATCGGCGACAAGGATGTGACCACCCTGCCCGCGACCGACCGCGACGTGTCGATGGTGTTCCAGTCCTACGCGCTCTTCCCACATATGACCGTGATGGAAAATGTCAGCTACGGGCTGAAGTTCTCCGGCTTCTCCAAGACGGAAACGGCGGAGCGCGCCGCGGCCGGCCTGTCGCTGGTGGGGCTCGACGGTTATGGCGGCCGGCTGCCGTCCGAACTTTCGGGCGGCCAGCAGCAGCGCGTCGCGGTCGCGCGGGCGCTGGTGCTCGAACCGCAGGTACTTCTCTTCGACGAGCCGCTCTCGAACCTCGACGCCAAGCTTCGCCGTCATGTCCGCGAGGAGATCCGCGAGATCCAGCAGAACCTCGGCCTCACGGTGGTCTATGTCACCCATGACCAGGAAGAGGCACTCGCCGTCTCGGACGAGATCGTGGTGATGCGGAACGCCGCCATCGCCCAGATCGGGCCGCCGCGCGCACTCTACGACGCGCCGGCGGACACGTTCGTCGCGGATTTCATCGGCGAGGCGAATCTTGTCGCCTGCGAGATCGTGTCTGTCGAGGGCGACAGTGCCGAGATCGCCGTCGGCGCCATGCGTCACCGCCTGCCGTCGCGCGGGCTTCGGCCCGGCAAGGCGACGCTGGCGATCCGGCCCTCGCGTGTGCGGATCGTGCCGGGCGCCGGTCTTCCCGCCACGGTGGAGAAGGTCACTTATGTCGGCGCGCGCATGGAATATTCGCTGGCCGGCGATTTCGGCCGCATTTTCGCGGTCAGCGACAATATAGATAACCCCTATACCGCCGGCGACACGGTCGCCATCGGCCTTTCGGAATCCGGCCCGGTTCTGGTCGCCGATGTCTGA
- the phnE gene encoding phosphonate ABC transporter, permease protein PhnE has protein sequence MNTALDTRLGRPWKKPPLIKRAWLRWSLAAGAVIYLVLAIASIKVNWSRVWEGLDRGAAFIASFATPDFLTRWGDIRDGMLESVIMTVAASVVGILISIPIGLGAARNIAPLPVYVVCRGIVAISRALQEVIVAILLVAIFGFGPLAGFLTLSFATIGFLSKLLAEDIESMDRVQAEAIRATGSSWMQWINYGVQPQVMPRLIGLSMYRLDINFRESAILGLVGAGGIGATLNTAFDRYEFDTAAAILLLIIGTVMALEYLSGIIRARVQ, from the coding sequence ATGAACACAGCCCTCGACACCCGCCTCGGCCGCCCCTGGAAGAAACCGCCGCTGATAAAGCGCGCCTGGCTGCGATGGTCTCTGGCTGCCGGCGCGGTCATCTATCTCGTCCTCGCCATCGCCTCGATCAAGGTGAACTGGAGCCGGGTCTGGGAAGGCCTCGACCGTGGCGCGGCTTTCATCGCCTCTTTCGCGACGCCGGATTTCCTCACCCGTTGGGGCGATATCCGCGACGGGATGCTTGAGAGCGTCATCATGACGGTCGCCGCCTCTGTCGTCGGCATCCTGATCTCGATCCCCATTGGCCTCGGGGCCGCGCGCAACATCGCACCCCTGCCCGTCTACGTCGTCTGCCGGGGCATCGTCGCGATCAGCCGCGCTTTGCAGGAAGTCATCGTGGCGATCCTCCTCGTCGCGATCTTCGGCTTCGGCCCGCTCGCCGGGTTCCTGACGCTCAGCTTCGCGACCATCGGTTTCCTGTCGAAACTCTTGGCCGAAGATATCGAGAGCATGGACCGGGTCCAGGCCGAGGCGATCCGCGCCACGGGATCGAGCTGGATGCAGTGGATCAACTACGGTGTCCAGCCGCAGGTCATGCCGCGCCTCATCGGGCTGTCGATGTACCGGCTCGACATCAACTTCCGCGAAAGCGCGATCCTCGGCCTTGTCGGCGCGGGCGGCATCGGGGCGACGCTCAACACCGCGTTCGATCGTTACGAGTTCGACACGGCGGCGGCGATCCTTCTTCTGATCATCGGCACGGTCATGGCGCTTGAATACCTGTCGGGGATCATCCGGGCGAGGGTTCAGTAA
- the phnC gene encoding phosphonate ABC transporter ATP-binding protein, which translates to MLKLEKLTKTYRTGDQALKAVDLEVPKGQVLALIGPSGAGKSTLIRCINRLVEPTSGKVWLGDVELSGLGATALRRERRRMGMIFQEYALVERLTVMENVLSGRLGYVGFWRSFTRHYPQSDVDEAFRLLDRVGLVEMADKRADELSGGQRQRVGICRALIQNPALLLVDEPTASLDPKTSRQIMRLICELCAERGLAAIINIHDVALAQMFVSRVIGLRFGAVEFDGAPEALTPDVLTTIYGEEDWQATIRKIEEDEEVPA; encoded by the coding sequence ATGCTGAAGCTGGAAAAGCTGACCAAGACCTATCGCACCGGCGATCAGGCATTGAAGGCGGTCGATCTGGAGGTGCCGAAGGGGCAGGTCCTCGCATTGATCGGACCGTCGGGCGCGGGCAAATCGACTCTCATACGCTGCATCAACCGGCTGGTCGAACCGACCAGCGGCAAGGTCTGGCTCGGCGATGTGGAACTGAGCGGGCTCGGCGCCACCGCCTTGCGCCGCGAGCGGCGGCGGATGGGGATGATCTTTCAGGAATACGCACTCGTCGAACGGCTGACGGTGATGGAGAACGTGCTTTCCGGCCGGCTCGGCTATGTCGGCTTCTGGCGCAGCTTCACCCGGCACTATCCGCAATCGGACGTGGACGAGGCGTTCCGGCTTCTTGACCGCGTGGGCCTCGTGGAGATGGCCGACAAGCGCGCTGACGAACTCTCGGGCGGCCAGCGCCAGCGGGTCGGCATCTGCCGGGCGCTGATCCAGAACCCGGCGCTCCTTTTGGTCGACGAACCGACCGCCAGCCTCGACCCCAAGACCTCGCGCCAGATCATGCGGCTGATCTGCGAGCTTTGCGCCGAACGCGGGCTTGCCGCGATCATCAACATCCATGACGTGGCGCTCGCCCAGATGTTCGTCTCTCGAGTCATCGGGCTGCGCTTCGGCGCGGTCGAATTCGACGGCGCGCCCGAGGCGCTGACGCCCGACGTGCTGACCACGATCTATGGCGAGGAAGACTGGCAGGCCACGATCCGCAAGATCGAGGAAGACGAGGAGGTGCCGGCATGA
- a CDS encoding inositol monophosphatase family protein: MNADDIDRRYAEARRIAQEAGALALDYFRRFDGLTVEVKSHQDFVSEADKNVEAFVRGEIAAAFPEDGIVGEEDAPKPGTSGFTWVIDPIDGTTNFIHGIPGWTVVLAGVVGKRTEVGVIHDPNHDETYHVRRGGPAFCNDRRIGVLRGRDIRTGSVGVGFSGRTRAGGIKRLVNEIIGAGGVFYRNASGALSLAYVASGKLLGYVEEHMNAWDCLAGQLLVAGAGGVVEDQDAADMVAQGGRVIVGTPEVFADLVVIAERSYADGAD; the protein is encoded by the coding sequence ATGAACGCGGACGACATCGACAGAAGATACGCCGAAGCACGCCGCATCGCGCAAGAGGCAGGTGCTCTCGCGCTCGATTATTTTCGGCGCTTCGACGGGTTGACGGTCGAGGTCAAGAGCCATCAGGACTTCGTGTCCGAGGCCGACAAGAACGTTGAGGCCTTCGTGCGCGGGGAAATTGCCGCCGCCTTCCCCGAAGACGGCATCGTCGGGGAGGAGGACGCGCCGAAGCCCGGGACGAGCGGGTTCACCTGGGTGATCGACCCGATCGACGGCACGACGAACTTCATCCACGGGATTCCCGGCTGGACGGTGGTCCTGGCCGGCGTGGTCGGCAAAAGGACCGAGGTCGGCGTCATCCATGACCCCAACCACGACGAGACCTACCATGTCCGCCGGGGCGGGCCGGCCTTCTGCAACGACCGCAGGATCGGCGTTCTCCGCGGCCGTGACATCCGGACCGGATCGGTTGGCGTCGGCTTTTCCGGGCGCACGCGCGCGGGCGGGATCAAGCGGCTCGTCAACGAGATCATCGGTGCCGGCGGCGTCTTCTACCGCAACGCGTCCGGCGCCCTGTCGCTGGCCTATGTCGCGAGCGGCAAGCTTCTCGGCTATGTCGAGGAGCATATGAACGCCTGGGACTGTCTTGCCGGCCAGCTTCTGGTGGCGGGCGCCGGGGGCGTCGTCGAGGATCAGGATGCCGCCGACATGGTGGCGCAGGGCGGTCGGGTGATCGTCGGCACGCCCGAGGTCTTCGCCGATCTCGTCGTGATCGCCGAACGGTCCTATGCGGACGGCGCCGACTGA